Within Planococcus citri chromosome 2, ihPlaCitr1.1, whole genome shotgun sequence, the genomic segment ATCTGAATATCAATAGAAATCATTATTAGACGTAATATGTATACTAGAAAAGAAGTGTATCGgaggaataaaatgaaatgaaaagagTATCTGATCTAACTGAATGCACCATAATCCATTTCTAATAGACATGCGATATTTTCTGGCCTTTCATATTCGAACTGAACCAAGTCTGAAAACAAGAAATCATACTTTGGTGAGAATTATAATAACCAAGTAAGAGGAATCATTTGTTTCAGGTAGCCTTACCAGGGTCTATCAAAAGCAACATGTGCTCGTTAGTTTTATTTGATCGACATATGCAAGTTGCAGCATTCAAAATTGTAGCATTTCttatttcaaacacttttcttCTTGGAGTTTCCGCCCTGATTGAATAATTAGCCTGAAAACATAAATGATTGGTTTTTTCGcataaatttatttaccttgTCTTGATTTAGGAATTTGATACTTAATgcttttggtcaaaaaagtaaatgaaatgaaagaatagaaaagaaaagaaaaaaaaaaccacgtctaaattagtgaaaaaatacattaaaaaataaataggtaaactGACTTGGTCAATTGGTCATAAGAAATGTGTTCATACGGAgaaacaaacacaaaaaaacacccTCCTGACCAGTAGAGAAGTGACCATCAAATCAACGAAGAGCCctactcgaataatttttcccaaagttttcgaattttgataaaattaggaaaaatatttcagaataagATTATGTAAGAGAAAGACAATGAGAAATCTGTCCTtgattaatgaaaattgaaaaagagctTACTTGGGATGAGGTCTGAATCTCCCACGTAACCTCTTCTTCACCAATGCACGTAATAGTGATGTTTTCTCTTGGACGAAAGAAAAACCGAGTGTAATTTTGGTAAGAGAGTTGCATACCTGTAAAAATTGAACTAGAGATATCGGTATTTCTGATCAGGGAACCCTTTTGAGGTACCTGGCTTCAATTTTAATGGGaccgatatttttgaaaagaacatgATCTGAAACCTCcattaacaaaatttcaggtgcctgaaattaatttttcgatttttggtgatttttagaaaatttacaatttttttggaatttagcAACTTATgccttgaacaaaaaaattgtcatcaagTTACTTATTtagtgaaaatgatgaaaatatgtcCTGAATCTAAATCAACCACCCTCCcctaatccaaatttcacagtttcgagccattctggagccttcaacttgattttctatttctccagaattttagaACTTCGATAGATGGCGTAGAAGTTGATTTGGGGagctaaaaaatcgatttatggtTTATTCCTAACCTGTTATTCAaacatttatccacatttcagccgatttcaAGGCAGGCTCCCGAAATACGTGTTCTTTTGTGACCATCGCATTCTTCACTTTTACCGTTGAAAAtgtgttggtgaaaaaaaaacaatcttttttacattatttttttaataatcataaATCGTCAAGAATGGCCAATTTAGAATTactaaaaattcgtcaaaaatcgaaaaatcaatttgagactctgaaattttggttatgggtgTTTTAGGCcacgctctttccaaaaattactgtcTCGTTCACATTAGAGCTAGGAGGACACCTTGAGAGGTTCTCTTGCGAGTAAATTAATCTATtttatatacaaaaaaaaactttaaaaaaaatgaaaagacatCTACATATAATGAAGATATTTCTAAGTTCGAAATTCATAAACGTTTTGTCTACTTACCGAGAGAATACTCGTACACAGAGCATGTGATCAATATCGTTAGTAGAATGGAAGAATATGAGATCATTTTCTTGTATGTAGGTATCTGGAGTATAAGTAGCAGAAGCAcaactctgaaaaataaataggtacctactatagatTTAAATATGTAGATTCAAAAACGGTACCTAACGATGAAATGGACAAATTTCGTCACTcacaaatgtacctacttacgaaaaataggtacatagatactATTTGTACctgattactttttaaaattttgacttaaGCAATCTGTATTCAAATTGAATTCATTGAAACATGCAGAACAACTCATTGTTTTAAATGCGATTTGGAGAGTTGATTGAAGCTGATATGAAgatgttctggaggctccagaacggtcgTTAAAATTACCATGAAATCGACTCAacataaattgaaattagggtatatagtaaagttttgcttttcaaattattttggtaaaattatgttgaaatttgaagttttaaaaatctatcaaaGCTCCCAAGAACTGCTCGAAATTGTTGGAAtccattttcaattgatttgggTTGTCGAGAATAGAATTGATAggtactaaatttcagctttctcagtCCATTAAGGaagatcttgatttttttaatagttttttgaccctttgattttcaaaaaattcactaaaaattaaaaaatgcacttcaacacTTGAACTTTGAGCTGATGTACATAATGGATTCTTGCATGTTTTCTGGATTTGGGATGCCTTCGTTGTTTAGAAAAGCTTGTTGACTCAAAATtggcatttaaaaataaaaagaaatttatcaattgaAGCCATGtgagtttgatttttgaattgggTCACATAATCGCAAATTTTTGCagtcaaaatttaattacgCTGCAATattctaaaaacttgaactggataattgatttaaaaaaaaatatataaaaagaTTCGTTTATTCCTGTcctcttctctctctctcacacactctttcttttttgaaaattccttcaaaataaaataaaatgaaaattataatcgTAATTGTATTAGCAGCTTACCGAAGAATAAATGCAACTATGGTATCTACAGTTGAAAGAAATCTAGAAAAATATCACGAATAGTTATAGGCACTGCAGAAGAAATCGTAACACATCGAACAAAGTATCGATACAGTTGAAGTAAAAATCGAAGTGAAGCGATGAAAAAGCAACCAACAGGGAATTTATCATCATGGGTAGTCCGTATTCAGGTTTACTTTTACTCGGCGTTAAAATCGTAACACGAGTTCTGTTCTGTGTTATATCGCTAGTTGAATTCTTAcagatgttttttgttttgtttctaaACGATCGTCTGTTTAAAAATATCTCGAGTATAATGAATTGTGCGTAGTTACTGAATGCAGTCTGATGACGTTAGTAAGCGCGCCACCtccagagaaattttttttcaaatttttcttcagccCTCTATTTGCAGTATTGTGAgaggtaatttaattttgaaagcatGAACTTCGTATTCGGTTTTGATTTGAgtatcccccctccctccagtATTTTTATGCCAATTAGCCAGATATAGCTTGGAATAAATTTGTAAGggggagttggaaacaaaaatgggtgttgaataatttcaagtgttcaaaaacgatgcttttatacGTGACTAAAcatttgaattgttctattgcaaagttaatactaaaatcaaaaatcaaaaattgaagttttttctaatttttttcaggtttttggaccttgaaaatcaaattaaaaagagAACAGAACATTCGTACCACcatatcttatttttttttgttaaaaaaaaacagcaatttttccaaaaatgagacattattgtttccaaatttttggtgaaaaatattgcatattttgatatttcagcagaaTTTAGGACTTTGGCAGCTTtggctttttttatttttggaaaatgtcgAGTAAaacaaaattaggtatttttgtcGTGAGAAGTCAGTTTTTTACTCTCTAACTTATTGTTAGGagaaagagaagagaaaaatgattGGACCCAAATAAAGCGAGGACAAAAACTTTCGAATATTCGCTTTCCCAAActtcccaattttttccaactcaccagatttttttcaaaaattcacaaattttcccCTTAAGTTTTCTGCTTTATGGTGGGTGTGGGAGGGTAAAGACACCTCTTACCCACGTCTTCGTTTGGCACACATTTGCCTTCATAtaggtaatatgtacttacctacatgaAATATTAATTCCATAGCTTAAAATAAAAGATTGCGACAGGTAGCTAAATAGAATTTTATGATTATCGAagtataatacatataatttgattttacatattttcaaagttcatgGTTTGATaggataatatttttaaattttgatccaCTTAATACAAAAATCACTAATTGACTTTTGATGGTTCTGGTGCTGTTCCATTATTCTCTGATTTTTCAGGtcgaactgaaaacaaaaaaatcatgcagTGGTAATGACATTTATATAGTTTAGTGATTATATCTATTTGTATTTCATATTCCAGTTCTAAAATCGAAGTAAAAGTATCAATGTCTCGAGTAGAAGCAAATAGGTATCTAGATTAAATGACTTCAAGTTTATAATGAAGCAGCCTTACCAGTAGAAGGGGGCGCTGATGTTGTTGCattattttcggatttttcaggccgaactgaaactaaaaaatcATGCACTGGTAATGACATTTACAGTTTAGTGATTACCTACTTTATATTTTAGTTCTAAAATCGAAGTAAAAGTAGGTATCAATGTCTCGAGTagaatcaaataggtacctaggtatctacatcaaatgattttttaagtTTGTGATTAAGCAGTCTTACCAGCAGAAAGGTAAATTTTCGAGAACTCGACCTTGCGTTTGATTGGATAACATTTGTACACTCCAGTGTTATCAGTAGTGGCGTTTACTATCTCAAGAATTTTTCTCTTTGGAGTCTCTACTCGTACTGAATACACACCCTAGAAGGAGAATTGTCAgtgtttaatgaatttttttctcgcttgaaaaactcagttttaagggcaatataggaaaaaaaacttaccaaagGTGGGCTATCGACTTCCCACTGAACTTCCTCTAATCCGGAACAGGTGAGAGAAATGTTTTCTCCTGGACTGAAATTTACCACAGAATTATGTGGGTAAGAGATCAGCACTCctgtaaaaatttatcagagattaattttaaactttgaaagaaggaaattgataacatttttagctgaaattaaatttcaagatgGATGATCTTAATTTGATAAGAATATCAATTGCGCAGTTCTCTTAGTTTAAGTATAGAGAAATTAAAACACAtcaatattaataattttttcatgacttACCAAGAGAATATGATGCACATGCAATCAATATTATTAGTAAAGTAGACCAATGTCGCATCATTTTTGTATcgtttttgaagtaggtacagCTAACACGAAACTACTCTGAGAAAAAACACAGCTTATGTAATAGTAAAATGGACCAATAATGTAACGTCGTTAAGTGTTGAATTATgcgaaaatgtttgaaaatacaaGCATTCGTGTGGAACATAGAAATATAAACTGAAGTGATGTGAAACAATAAAAATCTAAATCTGTAACCAACGTGGGTCGTATTCAGCTTCACTGTGCGTCTAGAACatatgttttttcttttgtgcAATGTTGgtaatcaagttttcaaaaaattcccagttttaaagaaaaaaaatcccttttttaaaattggaaattgatcaaaataccAACTACCTATTGGGTCaagattaattttatttttgaaccgATTTCTAGGTGGACAACACAtcgagaataatttttaactgaaCCACTCGAAATGTCCGTCTCGATAGTCCACAAAAATATTGTAAAGGAACTAATTAGAcaagttgagaataagccatAGTTCGATTTTGAGCTGCTAAAATTTATGTTTTCGccttattgtaaaaattatagtCTAGTCgaattagctcaaaaaatgcCTCCACTCGCACTGAATGTAAAAGTTTTTTAGGGGcataaattttggagaattgaaAATACTCAAACATTATGCGTGAGAAGAACGACTTTTAATCAAATGCGAAATcgtttacgaacaaattgaatcactttttttggaacattttgtATAGCAATTGTACTATTTACCTACTCAtgcaatcgaatcgaatcattcacaaccgattggcgattgaacaaattgattgatttctaggtgaatcactcgcgaacgaattgaataatttttggtgaatcactcgcgaacgaattgatcaatagttgatgaatcattcgcgaacgagtcacttatacaaatcaattcgttcgtgaatgattcatatcgtataagtgactcgttcgcgaacgaatccattcatttttttgatttttggtgaatcattcgcgaacgaattacattttttagtggataatttgcgaacgaattgattcgtataagtgaatcgttcgcgaacaaatccattcatttttttgatttttggtgaatcattcacgaacgaattgatcaatatttgatgaatcattcgcggacgagtcacttatacagatcaattcgttcgcgaatgattcatattgtataagtgactcgttcgcgaacgcatccattcatttttttgatttttggtgaatcattcgcgaacgaattacattttttagtggataatttgcgaacgaattaattcgtataagtgaatcattcgcgaacgagtcacttgaacaaataaattcgttcgcgaatgattcatatcgtacaagtgactcgttcgcgaacaaatccattcatttttttgatttttggtgaatcattcgcggacgagtcacttatacaaatcaattcattcgcgaatgattcatatcgtataagtgactcgttcgcgaacgaatcgattcatttttttgatttttggtgaatcattcgttaaCGAATTAAACTTTTTGGTGGAtaatttgcgaacgaattgattcgtataagtgaatcgttcacgaacgaattgatcaatagttgatgaatcattcgcgaacgagtcacttatacaaatcaattcgttcgtgaatgaatcatatcgtataagtgactcgttcgcgaacgaatcgattcatttttttgatttttggtgaattattcgcgaacgaattaaattttttattggataatttgcaaacgaattgattcgtataagtgaatcgttcacgaacgaattgatcaatagttgatgaatcattcgcgaacgagtcacttatacaaatcaattcgttcgtgaatgattcatatcgtataagtgactcgttcgcgaacgaatcgattcatttttttgatttttggtgaattattcgcgaacgaattaaattttttattggataatttgcaaacgaattgattcgtataagtgactcgctcgcgaacgaattgattcgtacaagtgactcgttcgcgaaagaatcgattcgtataagtaactGGTTTGCGAAcaattcgattcattttcttgatttttgttgaatcaatCGCTAACAAATTGTTTAATAgttgacgaatcattcacgaacgaattgaattttttagtggatcatttgcaaacgaattgattcgtataagtgactcgttcgccaacgaattgattcgtataagtgattcattcgcgatcgaattgattcgtataagtgactcgttcgcgaacgaatcgattcgtgtaagtgactcgttcgcgaacgaatcgattcgtttaagtgactcgttcgcgaaagaattgattcgtataagtgactcgttcaccaacgaattgattcgtacaagtgactcgttcgcgaacgaatcgattgattttcttgatttttgttgaatcaatCGCGAACAAATTGTTCAATAgttgacgaatcattcacgaacgaattgaattttttagtggatcatttgcaaacgaattgattcgtataagtgactcgttcgccaacgaattgattcgtataagtgact encodes:
- the LOC135834928 gene encoding uncharacterized protein LOC135834928; translation: MMRHWSTLLIILIACASYSLGVLISYPHNSVVNFSPGENISLTCSGLEEVQWEVDSPPLGVYSVRVETPKRKILEIVNATTDNTGVYKCYPIKRKVEFSKIYLSAVSVRPEKSENNATTSAPPSTVRPEKSENNGTAPEPSKVN